In Paludibaculum fermentans, the genomic stretch AGCCGGGGGAGTCGAGCATCGTGGTGGTGGAGTCGGCCACGATCGAGGAACAGGACGACCTGATTCTGTTTCACATCGAGGCCTCGCACTTCCTGTGGAAGATGGTGAGAAGGCTTGCAGGAACCCTGGTGAAAGTGGGCAAGAGCGAAGTGACGGTGGCGCAGTTTCAGGACCTGATCGAAGCACGCGGGCCGCAGTTGGATGTCGCGGCATGGACAGCGCCGGCATCCGGTCTTTTCCTGGAGAAGATACGCTACCCGCAGGTGTGATATTTTCGGATGCGGTAGTCCCCGGAGCCTAATTCATGCGGAATGTACTGACCTCGTCTGTCTCACTAGTTTTACTTGTAAGCGCTTGCCTCGCGGCCGACCGGCCCGAGTGGGATAACCCCGCCATCTACAAGATCGGCGAGGAGAAGCCTCACACCACGATGATGGTGTATCCGACGGCCGATCTGGCCCGGACAGGCCAGATGGCGCAATCGCCGTGGTTCCAGTCGTTGAACGGCACCTGGAAGTTCGATGGCGTGCTGCGGCCCGCTGATCGTCCGCTGGATTTCTTCCGGACGGACTTCAACGACTCGGCCTGGCGCACGATGCCCGTGCCGGCGAACTGGCAATTGCACGGCTTCGACATTCCCATCTACACCAACCTAATCTACCCGTTCCCGCAGGATCCGAAGAAGATGCCGACGCCGCCCAAGGACTTTAATCCCGTGGGCAGCTACCGGCGCACGTTCAACGTCTCGCCGGCCTGGAAGGGCCGCGAGGTGTACCTGCACTTCGCCGGAGTCGACTCCGCCTTCTATGTGTGGGTGAACGGCGTGATGGTGGGCTACAACGAGGACAGCCGCACGCCGGCCGAGTTCAACATCACGAAGCACCTGAAGCCGGGCTCGAACGTGCTGGCGGTGCAGGTCTACCGTTTCGGCGACGGCGCCTACCTGGAAGACCAGGACATGTGGCGGCTGAGCGGCATCTACCGCGAGGTCTACCTGTGGTCGACGGCGCCGAGCCATGTGCGCGACTACGAAGTGCAGTCGCCGATGGACGGGTCGTTGAAGGTGAAGGCCGAGATCCTGAATCCGGAGAAGTGCACGCTGCAGGCGGACCTGTACGACGCGGCCGGGGCCGCTGTCGGCAAGGCGCAGGCGCCGTGCTCGGCCAATGCGGAACTGGCGCTGCAGGTGAACGCTCCGAAGCTGTGGTCGGCTGAGTCTCCGTACCTCTATAAGATGCTGCTGACGCTGAAGAGTGCGTCGGGCGCGGTGATCGAAGTGATCCCGCAACGAGTGGGCTTCCGCACGATCAAGATTGAGGGCGGCCGGTTGAAGGTGAACGGCCAGGTGATCCTCATCAAGGGCACGAACCGCCACGAGCATTCGCCGGAGACGGGCAAGGTGGTGGACCGGGCGCTGATGATCAAAGACATCGAGATGATGAAGCAGTACAACATCAACGCGGTGAGGACCTCGCACTACCCGAATCACCCCGACTGGTATGAGCTCTGCGACGAGTACGGCATCTATGTGATGGACGAGGCGAACATCGAGTGCCACCACTATGGCAACGACGGTCCGGGGAATCTGTTGACCGAATCGCCGGAGTGGACGGGCGCTTACCTGGATCGCGTGCAGCGCATGATCGAGCGCGACAAGAATCATCCGTCGATCTTCTCGTGGTCGATGGGCAATGAGAGCGGCGACGGGCTGAACGCGAAGGTGACATATGAATGGGCGAAGCAGCGAGATCCGTCGCGGCCCTGGCATTACGAGGGTTCGACGTCGCACGGCGGGTCGAATGCGGACATCAACTCCTTCATGTATCCGACGCCTGAGCGCGTGAAGGCGGCCGCGGCCAAGCGCCCCGACATGCCGCTGATCCTGTGCGAATACACGCACGCGATGGGCAACTCGAATGGCGGGTTGAAAGAGTATTGGGACATCTTCTACAGCGGCACGAATGCGCAGGGCGCGTTTGTGTGGGATTGGGTGGACCAGGGCCTGTGGGTGCCGACCCCGCAGGAGTACAAGCAGAACTGGCCGTCATCGCGCTTCCTGGCCTATGGCGGCTGGTGGGAAGACAAGACGGGCATCCGCAACGACAACAACTTCAACAACAATGGGCTGGTGTCGGCGGACCGCAAGGCGCATCCGGGCCTGTCGGCGATCAAGTATGTCTACCGCAACCTGCACACGTCGGCGGTGGACCTGGTGGACGGCCGGATCAAGGTGAAGAACTGGTTCAACTTCACGAACGCGCAGGACATCGCGGAGGCGACGTGGACCGTGTCGACGGCGAGCGGCGCGGTGCTGGCGTCGGGCCGGATCGCGGACCTGAACATTGCTCCGGGGGCGGAGCGCGAGTACGCCCTGGTGATCCCGAAGTTGAAGGCCGGGCCGGGCAACGAGTACTGGCTGAATGTCAGCTACAAGCTCAAGAGCGACCAGTCGTGGGCGAAGCGCGGGCACGAGATCTCGTACGATCAATTCCCGCTGCCGGGCAATGAAGACCGCAAGCCGGCCGATTTCACGAAGGCT encodes the following:
- a CDS encoding glycoside hydrolase family 2 TIM barrel-domain containing protein, whose translation is MRNVLTSSVSLVLLVSACLAADRPEWDNPAIYKIGEEKPHTTMMVYPTADLARTGQMAQSPWFQSLNGTWKFDGVLRPADRPLDFFRTDFNDSAWRTMPVPANWQLHGFDIPIYTNLIYPFPQDPKKMPTPPKDFNPVGSYRRTFNVSPAWKGREVYLHFAGVDSAFYVWVNGVMVGYNEDSRTPAEFNITKHLKPGSNVLAVQVYRFGDGAYLEDQDMWRLSGIYREVYLWSTAPSHVRDYEVQSPMDGSLKVKAEILNPEKCTLQADLYDAAGAAVGKAQAPCSANAELALQVNAPKLWSAESPYLYKMLLTLKSASGAVIEVIPQRVGFRTIKIEGGRLKVNGQVILIKGTNRHEHSPETGKVVDRALMIKDIEMMKQYNINAVRTSHYPNHPDWYELCDEYGIYVMDEANIECHHYGNDGPGNLLTESPEWTGAYLDRVQRMIERDKNHPSIFSWSMGNESGDGLNAKVTYEWAKQRDPSRPWHYEGSTSHGGSNADINSFMYPTPERVKAAAAKRPDMPLILCEYTHAMGNSNGGLKEYWDIFYSGTNAQGAFVWDWVDQGLWVPTPQEYKQNWPSSRFLAYGGWWEDKTGIRNDNNFNNNGLVSADRKAHPGLSAIKYVYRNLHTSAVDLVDGRIKVKNWFNFTNAQDIAEATWTVSTASGAVLASGRIADLNIAPGAEREYALVIPKLKAGPGNEYWLNVSYKLKSDQSWAKRGHEISYDQFPLPGNEDRKPADFTKAPALTVTEEGEWVALKGGSFSMMFSKKEGVITSYKYKGVSLLDRGPRVDFWRAETDNDVGGRKALGKRPVESDTKVWRDAGTWWDVQSAQVDKVDDRTAKITVKAEPANAGGAVVTMTYTVHGSGDVIVETSYQPGSQKRAMMERFGTELVVSPGLENLSWYGRGPAETYIDRPFERVGLYKSTVAKEWVDYSRPQENGNKTDVRWVALTNAQGVGLLAVGAPQLGVGAKHFTKDDLERAAYTFMMQPHPQVFLNLDWKQMGVGGIDSWSPNALPMQPYRIPSDQSYSYRYRLSPVEGDFSGKTLESF